In the genome of Cellvibrio sp. KY-YJ-3, one region contains:
- a CDS encoding VOC family protein — protein MSNHAKNIICLWYVDDAEAAAQFYAETFPNSSVGSVFRAPGDYPSGKQGDVLTVEFTVMGIPCLGLNGGDTFTHSEAFSFQVSTVDQAETDRYWHAIVNNGGAESECGWCKDKWGLSWQITPVALMQAIVNPDPAAAKRAFDAMMTMKKIDIATIEAALRG, from the coding sequence ATGAGTAATCACGCAAAAAATATAATTTGTCTTTGGTATGTTGATGATGCTGAGGCGGCGGCGCAATTTTACGCGGAAACATTTCCCAACTCGTCGGTTGGTTCTGTATTTCGTGCGCCAGGTGATTATCCGTCGGGGAAGCAGGGTGATGTGTTGACGGTGGAGTTTACCGTCATGGGGATTCCCTGTCTTGGACTTAATGGTGGTGATACTTTTACGCACAGTGAAGCATTTTCGTTTCAAGTCTCCACAGTTGATCAGGCAGAAACTGATCGTTATTGGCATGCAATTGTCAATAATGGCGGCGCGGAGAGTGAGTGCGGATGGTGTAAGGATAAGTGGGGGTTGTCCTGGCAGATTACGCCCGTTGCCTTGATGCAGGCCATTGTGAATCCTGATCCTGCTGCGGCGAAACGTGCTTTTGATGCGATGATGACAATGAAAAAAATCGACATCGCCACTATTGAGGCTGCGTTGCGTGGGTAA